In the genome of Microbacterium saperdae, one region contains:
- a CDS encoding DeoR/GlpR family DNA-binding transcription regulator — protein sequence MDASGPAQRRRLPAGRKADLATYVEQTGQVTVSDLAEHFGVSIDTIRRDLDQLDREGVLVRTHGGAVSAASGPLKDRGLDVRMRVQTEEKERIARIAAGLVEDGSVIMMNAGTTTLAVTRALRNHQDLTIATNNLRIPAEIAPSAFRDLYVFGGAVRSITQATTGPVTFTMTPGGPEVDIRCDLALIAVGAVDEAGYSASNLGDAAMMSEMMQRAERTAILADSSKLGRRFFAQIAHLDRADYLITDAPPPPRIAAALAQADVQVLTP from the coding sequence ATGGACGCATCAGGACCGGCACAACGACGTCGCCTCCCGGCGGGCAGGAAAGCGGATCTCGCCACCTACGTCGAACAGACGGGGCAGGTGACGGTCAGCGATCTCGCCGAGCACTTCGGGGTCTCGATCGACACGATCCGCAGGGACCTCGACCAGCTCGATCGCGAAGGCGTGCTCGTGCGCACGCATGGCGGAGCGGTCAGCGCGGCGAGCGGTCCGCTCAAGGACCGCGGCCTCGACGTGCGCATGCGCGTGCAGACCGAGGAGAAGGAACGGATCGCCCGCATCGCCGCCGGCCTCGTGGAGGACGGCTCCGTCATCATGATGAACGCCGGAACGACGACGCTCGCCGTCACGCGCGCGTTGCGCAATCACCAGGACCTGACGATCGCGACCAACAACCTCCGCATCCCTGCGGAGATCGCCCCCTCGGCGTTCCGCGACCTGTATGTGTTCGGCGGCGCCGTGCGCTCCATCACCCAGGCCACCACGGGGCCGGTGACGTTCACCATGACGCCCGGCGGTCCCGAGGTTGACATCCGGTGCGATCTCGCCCTGATCGCGGTCGGCGCGGTCGACGAGGCCGGATACTCGGCGTCAAATCTCGGAGACGCCGCGATGATGTCGGAGATGATGCAACGGGCGGAGCGCACCGCGATCCTCGCCGACTCCTCGAAGCTCGGACGACGCTTCTTCGCCCAGATCGCACATCTGGACCGGGCCGACTACCTCATCACCGATGCTCCCCCGCCCCCGCGCATTGCTGCGGCGCTCGCGCAGGCCGACGTGCAGGTGCTCACGCCGTAG
- a CDS encoding ExeM/NucH family extracellular endonuclease translates to MMHAPDDDAREGLGSSAHRKRGRIGALALTTAAALAFGTLGAMPALAAEEPVDGSSATTTETPAPETPAPEEEAPAAPVEEAPAEDAPAEEVPAAPAEDVAVAATPATHTIAEVQGTGATSPVNGQTVTVEGVVTADYRTGGYKGIVIQTQGSGGATDATPGASDGIFVFLNALAPTLEIGDLISVTGKVSEYFGQTQVGPTALAGIEVLTVGAGVPEPTPLPDTVVGADREQYENMLVAPAGTYRLASSHQLYNFGTLWLNAGEDLNVKSTETTRPGDDAAAIAAANRANRIFLDDGWSLQVNNNAHTGDQPYFTKDAVVRNGDVVDFSDSGYILQWGFDDWRLQPIVPIDDSSSADLKAGFEATNPRTDSAPEVGGDAQVASFNVYNYFTTLKSENPDARGAANAAQFAIQKSKIVAAINGLDAEIVSLMEIENSVKLGKPIDTALADLVDGLNDAAGSEVWAYVPTPEALNDAATTDYITNAIIYKKDAVSPVGDSATVTDETVWGNAREPIAQAFDIDGRIVNVVANHLKSKSPPTGAGAEPADGQGFFNADRVAQANAILAFTEELEESSGSSDTLLIGDFNAYGKEDPIDVFTSNGWSDLVADKADGQYTYSFDGELGSLDHVIASPSLASSITGAGVWTINSPEWSDRGYAFGATEAGTPFRSSDHDPIIVGVSSEIPPVSIDVVTINDFHGRIEADGAAAGAAVVAGAVKQFREQNPNTIFAGAGDLIGASTFTSFINDDNPTIDALNAAGLDVSAAGNHEFDQGWEDLRDRVQDRADWEYISSNVFLTETGEPALAPAWVKELDGVKVGFIGAVTEDLDSLVSPEGIADLEVRSIVDSVNTVADDLRDGDESNGEADVIILLVHEGAASVELSSITEDSPLGEIVYGVDQDVDAIVSAHTHLAYNHVIDGRPVVSAGQYGENLGLMNLQVDPKTKELLSITNEIKPLTAAGKPLYPAVPEVAEIVAKAKAEADVLGAIKVGDISADFNRARQSDGKTENRGGESTIGNFVADVQQWSTGADIALMNPGGIRANLTYASAGASDPDGNVTYREAATVQPFANTLVTLTLTGAQLKGVLEEQWQPAGSARPFLKLGVSEGLVYTYDPAAAQGSRITSITLDGTAIDPAANYTVAANSFLAAGGDNFFTFKEGTGKRDTGKIDLQSMVDWFDANKTAAPDYTQRAVGVTVSPADADGYSAGDQVTVALSSLAFSAGEPAPGAVTLSLGDTQLATGAVDPAVVDTTDEGGRASLTFTVPSGVFGEQQLTVAVAGTGTTVQVPFTIAGEEAFAGTIALGSSKVTAGKKLQITGEGYVAGETVTIELQPKKGKPVEVGTAQVGADGKFSTSVTVPKSAPSGKYTVSVAQADGDAATATVTVNRPGGIIGAILDWLWDLLTRWF, encoded by the coding sequence ATGATGCACGCCCCCGACGACGACGCCCGCGAGGGCCTCGGTTCGTCCGCACACCGGAAGCGGGGGCGCATCGGCGCACTCGCGTTGACCACCGCAGCCGCGCTCGCCTTCGGCACGCTCGGCGCCATGCCCGCGCTCGCCGCGGAGGAGCCCGTGGACGGTTCCAGCGCCACCACGACGGAGACGCCCGCCCCGGAGACGCCCGCCCCCGAGGAGGAGGCTCCCGCGGCTCCCGTCGAGGAGGCACCTGCAGAGGACGCGCCAGCGGAAGAGGTACCCGCGGCGCCGGCGGAGGACGTGGCGGTCGCCGCGACGCCCGCCACGCACACGATCGCCGAGGTGCAGGGCACCGGAGCCACCTCGCCGGTCAACGGCCAGACCGTCACGGTCGAGGGGGTCGTCACCGCGGACTACCGCACGGGTGGTTACAAGGGCATCGTGATCCAGACGCAGGGTTCGGGTGGCGCGACCGATGCGACGCCCGGTGCATCCGACGGCATCTTCGTGTTCCTGAACGCGCTCGCTCCGACGCTCGAGATCGGTGACCTGATCTCCGTCACCGGCAAGGTCAGCGAGTACTTCGGCCAGACGCAGGTCGGCCCCACCGCACTGGCGGGCATCGAGGTGCTCACCGTGGGGGCCGGCGTACCGGAGCCCACTCCGCTCCCCGACACCGTGGTCGGCGCCGACCGAGAGCAGTACGAGAACATGCTCGTCGCTCCTGCAGGCACCTACCGACTCGCGTCCAGCCACCAGCTCTACAACTTCGGCACGCTCTGGCTGAACGCCGGCGAGGACCTCAACGTCAAGAGCACCGAGACCACGCGCCCCGGAGACGACGCGGCGGCGATCGCTGCGGCCAACCGTGCGAACCGCATCTTCCTGGATGACGGGTGGTCGCTGCAGGTCAACAACAACGCCCACACCGGCGACCAGCCCTACTTCACGAAGGACGCGGTGGTCCGCAACGGCGACGTCGTCGACTTCAGCGACAGCGGCTACATCCTGCAGTGGGGCTTCGACGACTGGCGTCTGCAGCCGATCGTGCCGATCGACGACTCGTCGTCGGCAGATCTGAAGGCCGGGTTCGAGGCGACCAACCCGCGCACCGATTCCGCACCGGAGGTCGGCGGCGACGCGCAGGTCGCGTCGTTCAACGTCTACAACTACTTCACGACCCTGAAGTCCGAGAACCCGGATGCGCGGGGGGCGGCGAATGCCGCGCAGTTCGCGATCCAGAAGTCGAAGATCGTCGCGGCGATCAACGGACTCGACGCCGAGATCGTCTCGCTCATGGAGATCGAGAACTCGGTCAAGCTCGGGAAGCCGATCGACACCGCGCTGGCGGATCTCGTCGACGGCCTGAACGACGCGGCGGGCAGCGAGGTCTGGGCGTACGTGCCCACGCCGGAGGCGCTGAACGATGCGGCGACCACCGACTACATCACGAACGCGATCATCTACAAGAAGGACGCGGTCTCGCCGGTCGGCGACAGCGCGACGGTCACCGACGAGACGGTCTGGGGCAACGCCCGCGAGCCGATCGCCCAGGCCTTCGACATCGACGGACGCATCGTGAACGTGGTCGCGAACCACCTGAAGTCGAAGTCGCCGCCCACGGGTGCGGGGGCGGAGCCGGCCGACGGACAGGGCTTCTTCAACGCTGACCGCGTGGCTCAGGCCAATGCGATCCTCGCGTTCACCGAGGAGCTGGAAGAGAGCTCGGGGTCCAGCGACACCCTGCTCATCGGCGACTTCAACGCCTATGGCAAGGAAGACCCGATCGACGTCTTCACCTCGAACGGGTGGAGCGACCTCGTCGCCGACAAGGCCGACGGGCAGTACACCTACTCGTTCGACGGTGAGCTCGGCTCACTCGACCACGTGATCGCCTCGCCCTCGCTGGCGTCGTCGATCACCGGAGCGGGCGTCTGGACGATCAACTCCCCCGAGTGGAGCGACCGCGGGTACGCGTTCGGCGCCACCGAGGCGGGTACGCCGTTCCGGTCCAGCGACCACGACCCGATCATCGTCGGCGTCTCCTCGGAGATCCCGCCGGTGAGCATCGACGTCGTCACGATCAACGACTTCCACGGTCGGATCGAGGCGGATGGCGCGGCCGCCGGAGCAGCCGTCGTGGCCGGGGCCGTGAAGCAGTTCCGGGAGCAGAACCCGAACACGATCTTCGCCGGAGCCGGCGACCTGATCGGCGCTTCGACGTTCACCTCGTTCATCAACGACGACAACCCCACGATCGACGCGTTGAACGCGGCCGGGCTCGATGTGAGCGCGGCGGGCAACCACGAGTTCGACCAGGGCTGGGAGGATCTGCGCGATCGCGTGCAGGACCGCGCGGACTGGGAGTACATCTCCTCGAACGTGTTCCTGACCGAGACCGGCGAGCCCGCGCTCGCACCGGCCTGGGTCAAGGAGCTCGACGGCGTGAAGGTCGGCTTCATCGGAGCGGTGACGGAAGACCTCGACTCGCTGGTGTCCCCGGAGGGCATCGCCGACCTCGAGGTGCGCAGCATCGTCGACTCCGTGAACACGGTGGCCGATGATCTGCGTGACGGCGACGAGTCCAACGGCGAGGCGGATGTCATCATCCTGCTGGTGCATGAGGGCGCGGCGAGTGTCGAGCTCTCCAGCATCACCGAGGACTCGCCGCTCGGCGAGATCGTCTACGGCGTCGACCAGGATGTCGACGCGATCGTCTCGGCGCACACCCACCTCGCCTACAACCACGTCATCGACGGCCGACCGGTCGTCTCGGCCGGTCAGTACGGCGAGAACCTGGGGCTGATGAACCTGCAGGTCGACCCGAAGACGAAGGAGCTGCTCTCGATCACCAACGAGATCAAGCCCCTCACGGCCGCCGGCAAGCCGCTGTATCCCGCAGTGCCGGAGGTCGCGGAGATCGTCGCGAAGGCGAAGGCCGAGGCCGACGTGCTCGGTGCGATCAAGGTCGGCGACATCTCGGCCGACTTCAACCGCGCGCGTCAGAGCGATGGCAAGACGGAGAACCGCGGAGGCGAGTCCACGATCGGCAACTTCGTGGCCGACGTGCAGCAGTGGTCCACCGGGGCGGACATCGCCCTGATGAACCCGGGCGGCATCCGCGCGAACCTCACCTACGCCTCGGCCGGAGCATCCGACCCCGACGGCAACGTGACCTACCGCGAGGCGGCGACGGTCCAGCCGTTCGCCAACACGCTGGTCACGCTGACGCTCACGGGCGCGCAGCTGAAGGGTGTGCTGGAGGAGCAGTGGCAGCCGGCGGGTTCGGCTCGTCCGTTCCTCAAGCTCGGCGTCTCGGAGGGCCTGGTGTACACCTACGACCCCGCGGCGGCGCAGGGTTCGCGCATCACGTCGATCACGCTCGACGGCACCGCGATCGATCCGGCGGCGAACTACACGGTCGCAGCCAACTCGTTCCTCGCCGCCGGTGGAGACAACTTCTTCACCTTCAAGGAGGGAACGGGCAAGCGCGACACGGGGAAGATCGATCTGCAGTCGATGGTCGACTGGTTCGACGCGAACAAGACCGCCGCTCCGGACTACACCCAGCGCGCGGTCGGTGTGACGGTCAGCCCGGCGGATGCCGACGGCTACAGCGCCGGTGACCAGGTGACGGTCGCCCTCTCCTCGCTGGCGTTCAGCGCGGGTGAGCCGGCACCGGGGGCGGTGACGCTCTCGCTGGGCGACACACAGCTCGCGACCGGCGCGGTCGACCCCGCCGTCGTCGACACGACGGATGAAGGCGGGCGTGCGAGCCTGACGTTCACTGTCCCTTCGGGCGTCTTCGGGGAGCAGCAGCTCACCGTCGCGGTCGCGGGTACGGGGACCACCGTGCAGGTGCCGTTCACGATCGCCGGCGAAGAGGCGTTCGCGGGCACGATCGCGCTCGGATCCTCGAAGGTGACGGCGGGCAAGAAGCTGCAGATCACCGGCGAAGGTTACGTGGCGGGCGAGACCGTGACGATCGAGCTCCAGCCCAAGAAGGGCAAGCCGGTCGAGGTCGGCACCGCCCAGGTGGGTGCGGACGGGAAGTTCTCGACCTCGGTCACCGTGCCGAAGAGCGCACCATCCGGCAAGTACACCGTCTCGGTGGCGCAGGCCGACGGAGATGCGGCGACCGCCACGGTCACCGTGAACCGTCCCGGCGGCATCATCGGCGCGATCCTCGACTGGCTCTGGGATCTGCTCACCCGATGGTTCTGA
- a CDS encoding SURF1 family protein, whose amino-acid sequence MLRRRWIGMLLLCLVVAGVFAWLGQWQLERAIETDPPPAGVTEQVQPLTDVLEPGEYLPEPLVGQRVETAGTWIADDFLVVSHRFNDGIEGYWVTGQLRVAERTSIAVAVGWAPDRASADAAAAALNDEADGAEVSISGRIISDEGPGVPPHAEPERMDRMSTAALLSRWHDIEELDVYRPYLASSTALAGLDDIDSPAPEELSPVNWLNIFYAVEWAIFAGFAFYLWYRLAKDAWEREVEEFEDAQAASV is encoded by the coding sequence ATGCTGCGCAGACGCTGGATCGGGATGCTGCTGCTGTGCCTCGTGGTGGCCGGTGTGTTCGCGTGGCTCGGACAGTGGCAGCTCGAACGGGCGATCGAGACGGATCCTCCGCCCGCCGGGGTGACGGAGCAGGTGCAACCGCTCACCGATGTGCTCGAGCCGGGAGAGTACCTGCCCGAGCCGCTGGTGGGTCAGCGTGTCGAAACCGCCGGGACGTGGATCGCGGACGACTTCCTCGTGGTCTCGCACCGGTTCAACGACGGCATCGAGGGGTACTGGGTCACCGGCCAGCTGCGCGTCGCCGAGCGCACGTCGATCGCCGTGGCCGTCGGATGGGCTCCCGATCGCGCGTCGGCGGACGCAGCGGCCGCGGCGCTGAACGATGAGGCCGACGGCGCAGAGGTGAGCATCAGCGGTCGCATCATCTCGGATGAGGGGCCTGGAGTTCCTCCGCACGCGGAGCCGGAACGGATGGATCGGATGTCGACGGCGGCGCTCCTCAGCCGCTGGCACGACATCGAGGAACTCGACGTCTACCGCCCGTATCTGGCCTCGTCGACCGCGCTCGCGGGTCTCGACGACATCGATTCCCCTGCCCCCGAGGAGCTGTCGCCGGTCAACTGGCTGAACATCTTCTACGCGGTCGAATGGGCGATCTTCGCCGGTTTCGCGTTCTATCTCTGGTATCGCCTGGCCAAGGACGCGTGGGAGCGCGAGGTCGAGGAGTTCGAGGACGCGCAGGCCGCATCCGTCTGA
- a CDS encoding GuaB3 family IMP dehydrogenase-related protein, translating to MEIELGRGKRARRAYTFDDIAVVPSRRTRNPEDVSTAWTIDAFGFGIPVLGAPMDSVVSPQTAIMLGQLGGLGVLDLEGLWTRYEDPEPLLAEIAGLDDGQATVRMQELYSEPIKPELITRRLAEIREAGVTVAGSLTPQRTQEFYDTVAAAGVDLFVIRGTTVSAEHVSSVAEPLNLKKFIYDLDVPVIVGGAATYTAALHLMRTGAAGVLVGFGGGAASTTRATLGIHAPMATAVSDVAAARRDYLDESGGRYVHVIADGGVGTSGDIVKALAMGADAVMLGVALARATDAPGRGFHWGPEAHHPKLPRGHRVHVGGIGTLEEILYGPAPVADGTANLIGALRKSMATTGYSDLKEFQRVEVVLAPYEA from the coding sequence ATGGAGATCGAGCTCGGCCGAGGAAAGCGCGCACGACGTGCGTACACGTTCGACGACATCGCGGTGGTGCCGTCGCGGCGCACGCGCAACCCGGAGGACGTGTCGACCGCATGGACGATCGACGCCTTCGGCTTCGGCATCCCGGTGCTGGGCGCGCCGATGGACTCCGTCGTGAGCCCGCAGACGGCGATCATGCTCGGGCAGCTGGGCGGACTCGGGGTCCTCGACCTCGAAGGCCTGTGGACCCGCTACGAGGACCCGGAGCCGCTGCTCGCGGAGATCGCCGGGCTCGACGACGGTCAGGCGACCGTGCGCATGCAGGAGCTGTACTCCGAGCCGATCAAGCCGGAGCTGATCACACGCCGCCTCGCCGAGATCCGTGAGGCCGGTGTCACGGTCGCCGGGTCTCTGACGCCGCAGCGCACCCAGGAGTTCTACGACACCGTCGCCGCCGCCGGGGTCGATCTGTTCGTCATCCGCGGTACCACGGTGTCGGCCGAGCACGTGTCCAGCGTCGCCGAGCCCCTGAACCTGAAGAAGTTCATCTACGACCTCGACGTGCCCGTGATCGTGGGAGGAGCGGCGACCTACACCGCCGCTCTGCACCTGATGCGCACGGGAGCGGCCGGAGTCCTCGTCGGCTTCGGCGGAGGAGCGGCGTCGACGACGCGCGCGACCCTCGGCATCCACGCACCGATGGCCACCGCGGTCTCGGATGTCGCCGCCGCGCGCCGTGACTACCTCGACGAGTCCGGCGGACGCTACGTGCACGTGATCGCCGACGGCGGCGTCGGCACGTCCGGCGACATCGTCAAGGCGCTCGCGATGGGAGCGGACGCCGTCATGCTCGGTGTCGCGCTCGCCCGCGCGACGGATGCGCCGGGTCGCGGCTTCCACTGGGGCCCCGAGGCGCACCACCCCAAGCTGCCCCGGGGACACCGTGTGCACGTCGGCGGCATCGGCACGCTCGAAGAGATCCTCTACGGCCCTGCTCCCGTCGCGGACGGCACCGCGAACCTGATCGGCGCGCTGCGCAAGTCCATGGCGACCACCGGCTACTCCGACCTCAAGGAGTTCCAGCGGGTCGAGGTCGTGCTGGCCCCGTACGAGGCCTGA
- a CDS encoding FAD-dependent oxidoreductase: MRTDAVDVAVVGGGVMGLATAWELTRRGLRPVVLERFARGHHEGASHGATRNFNNAYDQDHYLDLLVRARAGWDALGEVDGAPLLRLHGLVTHGDVDVAAVRQGLDARGIPAELISAADASRRWPGMRFEGDILWSSDAGVVRAADALRELERRILAAGGQVRWSTPVAHIGETPDGAVVELADGTRLRADTVVVTAGAWTSRLLSRFGLPALTVTEETPAHFQPRTDATWPSFNHYTDPALFPATVYGMPTPGKGVKVGFHLVGDEVDPDARPHLPTHQEALAAYVREWMPGLESESAAPISCTYTSTADGTFVLDRRGRVVVGAGFSGHGFKFATGIGAELADLALDPSARAAEPFRLDP; this comes from the coding sequence ATGAGGACGGATGCTGTGGATGTCGCCGTGGTCGGCGGCGGCGTGATGGGGCTCGCGACGGCCTGGGAGCTGACGCGGCGCGGGCTGCGCCCCGTGGTGCTGGAGCGCTTCGCCCGCGGCCACCACGAGGGGGCATCGCACGGGGCGACCCGCAACTTCAACAACGCCTACGACCAGGACCACTACCTCGATCTGCTGGTGCGCGCACGGGCCGGGTGGGACGCGCTCGGCGAGGTCGACGGCGCACCGCTGCTGCGGCTGCACGGTCTCGTCACGCACGGAGACGTCGATGTCGCCGCGGTGCGTCAGGGCCTCGACGCGCGGGGCATCCCCGCCGAGCTGATCTCCGCCGCCGACGCGAGCAGGCGCTGGCCCGGGATGCGCTTCGAGGGCGACATCCTGTGGTCGTCCGATGCGGGCGTGGTGCGGGCGGCCGATGCCCTCCGCGAGCTGGAGCGACGGATCCTCGCCGCCGGCGGGCAGGTGCGGTGGAGCACTCCGGTCGCCCACATCGGCGAGACGCCGGACGGTGCGGTGGTGGAGCTCGCGGACGGCACGCGGCTCCGTGCCGACACGGTGGTCGTCACCGCCGGCGCCTGGACGAGCCGTCTCCTGTCACGGTTCGGACTCCCGGCTCTCACCGTCACGGAGGAGACACCGGCGCATTTCCAGCCCCGCACGGACGCCACCTGGCCTTCGTTCAACCACTACACCGACCCCGCGCTCTTCCCCGCGACGGTGTACGGGATGCCCACCCCCGGCAAGGGGGTGAAGGTCGGCTTCCACCTGGTGGGCGACGAGGTCGACCCCGACGCGCGCCCGCATCTCCCGACCCATCAGGAGGCTCTCGCCGCCTACGTGCGGGAGTGGATGCCGGGTCTGGAGTCCGAGAGCGCGGCACCGATCAGCTGCACGTACACCTCGACCGCCGACGGCACGTTCGTGCTCGACCGCCGCGGCCGCGTCGTGGTCGGCGCCGGGTTCTCGGGGCACGGCTTCAAGTTCGCCACCGGCATCGGGGCCGAGCTGGCCGACCTCGCGCTCGACCCCTCGGCCCGTGCCGCCGAGCCGTTCCGCCTCGACCCCTGA
- a CDS encoding ABC-F family ATP-binding cassette domain-containing protein yields the protein MGYIDVSGISLTLPDGRPLLDDATFRVGQGSTSALIGPNGAGKTTLLRIIRGDQAADDGVVTIDGGLGVMDQFVGHGEPGQTVHELLVRVAPRRIRAAAEGLESAENALIERDEHDTQMAYASAIAEYADAGGYEHETVWDQCTVAALGVPFERARYRELTTLSGGEQKRLALEALLRGPDQVLLLDEPDNYLDVPAKRWLEEQLRQTSKTVLLVSHDRELLARAADRLITLEPGGAGATAWVHGGGFGTYHQARSDRMDRLDELRRRWDEQHEKLLLLVANLKVKASANDGFASRYQAAQTRLRKFEDAGPPEERPPAQDFDMRLRGARTGKRAVVAHQLELSGLMKPFDAEVWYGDRVAVLGSNGSGKSHFLRLLARGGTDPDPSLGHVTSTGEQLSEVAHAGRAVLGARVVPGLFAQTHAHPEFVGRTLLEILHRGDDRRTGMPRDAASSALDRYGLVRQAQQTFESLSGGQQARFQVLLLELSGATLLLLDEPTDNLDIESAEALEQALERFDGTVLAVTHDRWFARSFDRFLVFGSDGAVYESDEPVWDERRVARAR from the coding sequence GTGGGCTACATCGATGTCTCAGGCATTTCACTCACGCTGCCGGATGGCAGACCACTTCTCGACGACGCGACCTTCCGGGTCGGGCAGGGCTCGACCAGCGCGCTGATCGGGCCGAACGGCGCCGGCAAGACCACGCTGCTGCGGATCATCCGCGGAGACCAGGCCGCCGACGACGGCGTCGTCACGATCGACGGCGGACTCGGCGTCATGGATCAGTTCGTCGGCCACGGGGAACCGGGGCAGACCGTGCACGAGCTCCTCGTCCGGGTCGCCCCGCGGCGTATACGCGCGGCAGCCGAAGGGCTCGAATCGGCGGAGAACGCCCTGATCGAGCGGGACGAGCACGACACGCAGATGGCCTACGCCTCGGCCATCGCGGAGTACGCGGACGCCGGTGGCTACGAGCACGAGACCGTGTGGGATCAGTGCACGGTGGCCGCGCTGGGCGTGCCGTTCGAGCGTGCGCGCTATCGCGAGCTGACCACCCTCTCGGGCGGCGAGCAGAAGCGGCTGGCCCTCGAGGCGCTGCTGCGGGGGCCGGATCAGGTGCTGCTGCTCGACGAGCCGGACAACTATCTCGACGTGCCCGCGAAGCGGTGGCTCGAGGAGCAGCTGCGGCAGACCTCGAAGACCGTGCTCCTGGTCTCGCACGACCGAGAACTGCTGGCCAGGGCGGCTGATCGGCTCATCACCCTCGAACCGGGCGGAGCCGGCGCCACGGCGTGGGTGCACGGTGGCGGATTCGGCACCTATCACCAGGCACGCAGCGACCGGATGGACCGGCTCGATGAACTGCGCCGACGCTGGGACGAGCAGCACGAGAAGCTGCTGCTCCTGGTCGCCAATCTCAAGGTCAAGGCCTCGGCGAACGACGGCTTCGCGTCGCGCTACCAGGCGGCCCAGACCAGGCTGCGCAAGTTCGAGGACGCGGGACCGCCCGAGGAGCGCCCGCCCGCGCAGGACTTCGACATGCGGCTGCGCGGAGCGCGCACGGGAAAGCGCGCGGTGGTGGCGCATCAGCTGGAGCTGAGCGGTCTCATGAAACCGTTCGACGCCGAGGTCTGGTACGGCGATCGCGTGGCGGTGCTCGGCTCGAACGGCTCGGGCAAGTCGCATTTCCTGCGGCTGCTCGCCCGCGGGGGCACCGACCCGGATCCGTCTCTCGGTCATGTCACGTCGACGGGGGAGCAGCTGAGCGAGGTCGCGCACGCCGGCCGTGCCGTGCTCGGCGCGCGGGTGGTGCCAGGGCTGTTCGCCCAGACGCACGCGCATCCGGAGTTCGTCGGTCGCACGCTGCTGGAGATCCTGCATCGCGGTGACGACCGGCGCACCGGGATGCCGCGTGACGCCGCCAGCTCGGCCCTCGACCGGTACGGACTCGTGCGCCAGGCGCAGCAGACCTTCGAGTCGTTGTCGGGTGGTCAGCAGGCCCGATTCCAGGTGCTGCTGCTCGAGCTCTCCGGCGCGACGCTGCTCCTGCTCGACGAGCCGACGGACAACCTCGACATCGAGTCCGCCGAGGCACTCGAACAGGCGCTGGAGCGCTTCGACGGCACGGTGCTCGCGGTCACGCACGACCGCTGGTTCGCGCGCTCGTTCGATCGGTTCCTGGTGTTCGGCTCGGACGGGGCCGTCTACGAGTCCGACGAACCGGTGTGGGACGAGCGCAGGGTGGCGCGGGCGCGCTGA